The Pasteurella multocida genome contains a region encoding:
- a CDS encoding single-stranded DNA-binding protein, producing MAGVNKVIIVGNLGNDPEIRTMPNGEAVANISVATSESWIDKNTNERREVTEWHRIVFYRRQAEVAGEYLRKGSKVYVEGRLKTRKWQDQNGQDRYTTEIQGDVLQMLDSRNERQQTGGYAPQTASPQYNAPTGGYGAQPSRPATKPAPQNEPPMDMGFEEDNIPF from the coding sequence ATGGCTGGAGTAAATAAAGTAATTATTGTAGGAAACTTAGGTAACGATCCTGAAATCCGCACAATGCCAAATGGTGAAGCCGTAGCCAATATCAGCGTCGCGACCAGTGAAAGCTGGATCGACAAAAATACTAACGAACGTCGTGAAGTCACCGAATGGCATCGCATCGTATTCTACCGTCGCCAAGCTGAAGTGGCTGGGGAATATCTGCGTAAAGGTTCAAAAGTGTATGTAGAAGGGCGCCTAAAAACCCGTAAATGGCAAGACCAAAATGGGCAAGACCGCTACACTACCGAGATCCAAGGCGACGTGTTGCAAATGCTCGACAGCCGTAACGAACGTCAACAAACCGGCGGCTATGCCCCACAAACCGCTTCGCCACAATATAATGCCCCAACAGGTGGCTACGGCGCACAACCTTCTCGTCCAGCGACAAAACCCGCTCCACAAAACGAACCTCCAATGGACATGGGCTTTGAGGAAGATAATATTCCGTTTTAA